One Lepisosteus oculatus isolate fLepOcu1 chromosome 4, fLepOcu1.hap2, whole genome shotgun sequence genomic window, ACAATGCCATATAAAGAGAAATCGATGACACGAGAacccattttcagtttttttttttttatttatcatatGCTGGAAATAGCATTGTTGGTTGTGGTCTGTCGTGTCCGACGATGATGGTTGTACTTTGTGTAGCTCATCTGTTTGGAAGTTTCCCCTTTTTGAAGTGGGAAAGCCATTGCACTGGGGCAATCCCACTCTCTCGACCCCAGAAGCCTGAATCCAGTGGTACGAGGAGTCGTCACGACTGGAGACTTCCTTGGTTGCATTGCAGCCTTGCCATGCCCTTCACTTTCCATGGAGCGTTGCGAcagtagtgtccccatcattatactggggcattaggacccacacagaccgcagggtaagcgctccctgctggtcccaccaacacctcttccagcagcaagcttggttttccccaggaggtctcctatccatgtactgaccaggctcacacctgtttagctgCAGTGAGAAATAGCATTAGAAGATACCTTAATAAATATCACTTTGGAACTTATAATAGCTTTTAATATACCGTTCATTTTCATTACAGCAAAGAACATTTCAGCTATACATATTGTCATGATAAAtggttttagaaaatgaatttagACAATCACatgacatacagtgccttgcgaaagtattcggcccccttgaacttttcaaccttttgccacatttcaggcttcaaacataaagatataaattatttattttatgtgaagaatcaccaacaagtgggacacaattgtgaagtggaacgaaatctattggatttttgaaactttttaactaataaaaaaatgaaaagtggggcgtgcaaaattattcggcccctttactttcagtgcagcaaactcactccagaagttcagcgaggatctctgaatgatccaatgttgtcctaaatgactgatggtgttaaatagaatccacctgtgtgtaatcaagtctctgtataaatgcacctgctctgtgatagtctcaaggttctgttgaaagcgcagagagcatcatgaagaccaaggaacacaccaggcaggtccgtaatactgttgtggagaagtttaaagccggatttggatacaaaaagatttcccaagcttcaaacatcccaaggagcactgtgcaagcgatcatcttgaaatggaaggagtatcagaccactgcaaatctaccaagacctggccgtccctctaaactttcagctcagacaaggagaagactgatcagagatgcagccaagaggcccatgatcactctggatgaactgcagagaactacagctgaggtgggagagtctgtccataggacaacaatcagtgttacactgcacaaatctggcctttatggaagagtggcaagaagaaagccatttctcaaagatatccataaaaagtctcgtctaaagtttgtcacaagccacctgggagacaccccaaacatgtggaagaaggtgctctggtcagatgaaaccaaaatcgaactttttggccacaatgcaaaacgatatgtttggcgtaaaagcaacacagctcatcaccctcaacacaccatccccactgtcaaacatggtggtggcagcatcatggtttgggcctgcttttcttcagcagggacagggaagatggttaaaattgaggggaagatggatgcagccaaatacaggaccattctggatgaaaacctgttggagtctgcaaaagacctgaaactgggacggagatttatcttccaacaagacaatgatcccaaacatacagcaaaatctacaaaggaatggttcacaaataaacgtatccaggtgtttgaatggccaagtcaaagtccagacctgaatccaatcgagaatctgtggaaagagctgaaaactgctgttcacaaacgctctccatccaacctcactgagctcgagctgttttgcaaggaagaatgggcaagaatttcagtctctcgatgtgcaaaactgatagagacataccgcaagcgacttgcagctgtaatcgcagcaaaacgtggctctacaaagtattaacgcaagggggccgaataattttgcacgccccactttttaatttttttattagttaaaaaagtttcaaaaatccaatagatttcgttccacttcacaattgtgtcccacttgttggtgattcttcacataaaataaatttatatctttatgtttgaagcctgaaatgtggcaaaaggttgaaaagttcaagggggccgaatactttcgcaaggcactgtatataagaTCTGGCTTCTGTGGTTGCTAGTCGCCATAACCAAGACAAACTTCTCATCTAGCAGTTTCTTGAATGATACAAATGTATGAACTTCAGCAACACATCTGGAGTTTCATATAAGAGTGTAACATATAAGCACTTCAGCTACATATAAGAGTTTCCAACTTCCACAATAGTATCCTTCCTTTATAAACAAAACTTTCTAAAACATGGCTAAACAACCATAAGATGCAACTTGTTCttttgtgagaggaaaccatagCATATGGGGAACCAGTATACTTCTGTCTGATGACATCATAATCCTGGACCACTACAAGCCATTTCATTATTGTGACATCAATGCTGTTGTCATGGCATCAAGAATTTAAgtaagaacaacaaaaataaagcaaataaggTGTTTCCATCACACTTTGACCTTACAAAACTTTAAGCTGGATTCAGAGAGGGAAcctcattaaaaatgaattctaaTTCTTTTTTTGGATTAGATTCGCCTGACGGTAAGAAATACATAATTTTTTTCTAGTATCAAACTGGTTTCAAGTTTTGAAAGATCATATTATATATCAGAAATTACTTTGATCTTTTTTCTGTAGCTGATTTTCATGTGATATAATATCTAAGTATAATTTTTTGCCTTGTGatagatacagtaggtgtccCATCCGGGTTAtagtcctgccttgtacccaaaGCTTCTTTAAACTCCAGGGTACTGTCACTCTTTCTAGAGATTAGTAATTAGGggatttctgaaaacaagaaggaagtatttttcttcaagaaacctcattattttcagtaatatagtttttctattaatttcattttactgtTATTCTTTTTCACTATCTACAATGTTTATGGCTAGGAAGCAGGTGTTAAATTTTGATGTAAAAACATGTAACTCATCTCATACTTAATGTATATTCTACACAACTTTGATCAAATAAAGATGAAGTATTCTAAAGAAACCtaattattgtttaaaatatgttacaTTATGTATAATGTGAATAAGTGCTCTTCACTCTTTTACTTTTACTACAATTCCCTTGTGCATTTTTTATGTGAAGAAAACCTTAAATTGTCTCAGTCTCCTCAACAGTCTATCATTATATTTTGTGTATTAAGAAATcctaaataaagaaattcaaggTTAATTTATACAACAACAGCTGCATTTAAATGAAAGAGATTGCTTATGACCATACAGAAATAATTTAGTAATCATTTGTATGTGACTGAGTTGATAACCTTCAAAAGACAGGACTGGATACATACAGGACCGGTAGTTtaactgtgttttctttttgggtCCAAGGATCCTTGGCAGGAGCTTCTTCCATACCGAGAGAGAATGGCAGACAGGAGAGCAGGGAGGGAAGAAGAACCAAGAGCAGCAGGAGCTCAGAAAAAAAGTGTGGCAGGTCAAAAAGAAAGATGGGTGAAAGCATGGAGCAAGATATCAGTTGTAAAAGGATGAAGGATTCACATGGAGGACACATTTCAGCATGTGAGACAATATCGCTTTCTGGCTCACAGAGTCTAGTCAGCGAAAGTCATGAGGCAGGTAGTGAACCTCCTCCTGCCCAGGACACTCCTAAGAGAACACCAGACCCACAATGTAGAGGTTAGTGAGGACTCTTTATATTCGTATTTAGTATTATTGGCTATTACAACTGCATTTTGCCTTCTGTAAACTTTGAACCTTTGTAATAGTTTGAAACTAATTAATAATAGTCTGCCACTCTGTGACTGTCTTACAGTTCTCTTACACTATTAATTGTTATAATGGGACTTTTAACTAGAGCTTgcattaattttataattatattttgaatttCAACTTTAACCTTTAAAGCTTTAGGTAATATATTACAGAAGGATTTTTTAAGGGGACAGCTGGTTTATTTTGTGCAAAGTGCATCAGCCTTCATTTTGTccaatttcattttcagaaagttTTGACCGACTTTATATGGAAACATACATGTTAGGAGCTGGTGGATATGGCTCAGTCTATGCTGGATTCAGAAAAGAAGATGGACTTCCGGTAATTAGCCTTACTTCTTAAAAATGGTCATGATGTCCATTTAACTCAAGGTTTTCAATAGTGCCCATGAGGTTTAGAAGTGGAAGAGATAGTATTTTTTGTTCTCATTTTCATGCAGGTGGCAGTAAAACATGTTCCAATGAATAAAGTGAAATGGACTCAGGTTGTAAGTATAGTatattgtgatgttttttttccctagatctctttaaaaatgaaattttcttTCACTGTCCCTCATGAAACTGGCCTCATTGTTCCTTATGTTGCAATTGCAGATCACAATACTAAAGCTTTTAAAACTCCTGCCCAGCCTAACAGAACAAACATTTCCATTGTAAACCCAAGAAAAAGTATGGACCACTTCTTGGTTTAATGGAAGAGATTGAAAGTGAATAACAAATACATCATTTCTGCTTCCTTGAATAATATGGTCTGTTTCATTGCAGCATTTCTCATTCATGACCAGTTCAAAATAGTTTGTGTAGATTAGACTTTTGTGCCAATGTGCAGGTCCTTTTGGTCACATTCTAATATTGTGCAATTGTatatgaactccacacagaaactTGAGGATAAGgtgtcacatttccccctggaGCTGGTCCTGCTGTTGATAGTTGGCGATGACCCAGTGTACCCTGGAGTGATCAAACTGCTGGACTGGTTTGAGCTACCTGATGAGTATTTGCTGGTTCAGGAGCGGCCCGAGCCCTGCCAGGACCTTTTTGCCTTCACTGAGGAGCGGGGTGGCTTCTTGGAGGAGGCCGAAGCCCAGAActtcctgcagcagctggtCAACACCCTGCAGCACTGCCACCAGCGTGGAGTCCTGCACAGAGATGTCAAGGCAGAGAATATCCTTGTTCAGATAGACACCAAGAGGCTGAAATTGCTGGACTTTGGCTGTGGCTGTATTCTGAATGACTCTGCCAAAAAACATTTCCGAGGTGAGTGGAGGCGAGCTGAATAGGTTTGACCATAACCAAACACACCCTCCTGTTGAGAAAACTGGGGAAAATAGTAGATATTAGgattgttttcagaaatgagTTTCAAAGTGAAAGGCGATATTTGAAAGTGAAGATACAAACAAGAGAGTAATTTTTGCAGTTAGTGTTAATTGGTCTCTTGCGTCTACAGGAACAGCTGAATACACACCTCCTGAGTGGCTTCGTTATGGAAAGTACCACGGTGTCCCAATGACTGTCTGGTCCCTAGGAATTGTACTTTATGACATGATCTGCGGAGACCTGCCTTTTAAGACAGACGGGGATATTCTAAAGGGAGTGCTGCACTTCCCAAGGGGTATCTCTAAAGGTGAGCTTGAAAAGACAATTTGATCAACCAATGTGATTCGGAACCAATCAAAGGACATTCCAAACCAACTGTCTCCTTATTTTTTACCCCACAGAATGTCGGAATCTCATTCGTTGCTGCCTGGCCAGGCGGCCTGAGAATCGCCCATCCCTCGAGCAGATTCTGCTCCACCCCTGGATGGCGTGAATTCACCGGATTGGAAGAGGGTATGTTGTACTATATTGTGGATTCCGAGTGACATTTGTAATAGACAGCACTATTACAAATATTGCTGTTTTCAATGGTACAAAAATACAGTGATTATCCAGTTTCTTTACGTTTTACAAGCCAGACAGATTCAGATTTTAGTTTGTAAGTAACATATGATGTTTAATAGTGTCTTGACAGTATTAGATCCTTTAAAATTATAAATCTGTGCTGTGGAAATTAAAGCTCTATTGTACATGCCCAGAAATTCATATTTGTTAGGTTTTCAATAAGAAACTTTTAGGTGGTGTGAAAGCAAGTCATAATGAATTCGTGTTTCATAATGTTTTACTTCAGGTTAAACCACTCAATAGGAAACAAATGTTCATTCTTTTGCCACTACTACACCATCTTTCAGGGGCTGGTTTCTATAGCTCTTTAGTGCATGACCTAGCTATTCTTTCTCTTTtgttccatttcatttttaggTTGGTCTGAGAGCCATAATATATGGATGAGTATCTTCCAGAGTAACCCTCTCTTTGCTGAGACATTGGATTAATGAGGACAGGATTTGTATTTACAAGAAGGTGAAAATGAAAGATGATATTAAGCCTTGCCAATACTCACGTGCGACAACTTTGGATTGAGTACATATTGCTAAATGTCTTGGATTGAAATTGTTACAGTAGATGTAGTAAttgatacatttatatttttctcatttcataaaataaaatattttcaataaatattttttctctgaaATGGACAGTGTGGCAACTCTTGATTTCATTAATATAAAAACACTAAGGTACTTGtctaagtaacatttatttacCTATGAGTCAGAAATCAGACATTTAATATCTATTTCATGAAGTATGGGCCATTaatatcaatataaaaataaaacatgtaattGGTATAATATCCCTTATATACCTATACAGACCTGTGTAATTCTAAAATTGAATTAGACTCTGTAAGCAGCACAATACAATAGCAGTTTGTGCAGCATCCTTACAACTGTTGAGTCCTGAGTTTGTTTCTACACTGAAGCACtttctgtgtggtgtttgcacGATCTCCTCTAGGCATACTAGCTGGGTTAATTGATCTCTAAATTGTCcaagtgtgtgtgagctctttgATGGACTAGTGTAGTCCTTC contains:
- the LOC138238418 gene encoding serine/threonine-protein kinase pim-3-like isoform X2, which gives rise to MNSNSLFRLDSSDGSLAGASSIPRENGRQESREGRRTKSSRSSEKKCGRSKRKMGESMEQDISCKRMKDSHGGHISACETISLSGSQSLVSESHEAGSEPPPAQDTPKRTPDPQCRESFDRLYMETYMLGAGGYGSVYAGFRKEDGLPKLEDKVSHFPLELVLLLIVGDDPVYPGVIKLLDWFELPDEYLLVQERPEPCQDLFAFTEERGGFLEEAEAQNFLQQLVNTLQHCHQRGVLHRDVKAENILVQIDTKRLKLLDFGCGCILNDSAKKHFRGTAEYTPPEWLRYGKYHGVPMTVWSLGIVLYDMICGDLPFKTDGDILKGVLHFPRGISKECRNLIRCCLARRPENRPSLEQILLHPWMA
- the LOC138238418 gene encoding serine/threonine-protein kinase pim-3-like isoform X1, whose product is MNSNSLFRLDSSDGSLAGASSIPRENGRQESREGRRTKSSRSSEKKCGRSKRKMGESMEQDISCKRMKDSHGGHISACETISLSGSQSLVSESHEAGSEPPPAQDTPKRTPDPQCRESFDRLYMETYMLGAGGYGSVYAGFRKEDGLPVAVKHVPMNKVKWTQVKLEDKVSHFPLELVLLLIVGDDPVYPGVIKLLDWFELPDEYLLVQERPEPCQDLFAFTEERGGFLEEAEAQNFLQQLVNTLQHCHQRGVLHRDVKAENILVQIDTKRLKLLDFGCGCILNDSAKKHFRGTAEYTPPEWLRYGKYHGVPMTVWSLGIVLYDMICGDLPFKTDGDILKGVLHFPRGISKECRNLIRCCLARRPENRPSLEQILLHPWMA
- the LOC138238418 gene encoding serine/threonine-protein kinase pim-1-like isoform X3, which codes for MGESMEQDISCKRKKDSHGGHISACETISLSGSQSLVSESHEAGSEPPPAQDTPKRTPDPQCRETFDRLYMETYLLGAGGYGSVYAGFRKEDGLPVAVKHVPMNKVKWTQVKLEDKVSHFPLELVLLLIVGDDPVYPGVIKLLDWFELPDEYLLVQERPEPCQDLFAFTEERGGFLEEAEAQNFLQQLVNTLQHCHQRGVLHRDVKAENILVQIDTKRLKLLDFGCGCILNDSAKKHFRGTAEYTPPEWLRYGKYHGVPMTVWSLGIVLYDMICGDLPFKTDGDILKGVLHFPRGISKECRNLIRCCLARRPENRPSLEQILLHPWMA